DNA from bacterium:
ATCGGCGCCCTCGTGTTCCACCTCGAATCGGAGCACCGGGTCATTTCCGGATACGCGCCGGAGGTCGTACAGAACAGCCTCGTGGAAAGTATCGCCGACCTGATGAAAAAACTCGCCGGCGACGGCCTCTTTCTCGCCGTTGACGACCTCCACCTGGCCGACGAATCTTCCTGCGCCATGCTGGAAGCCGCACTCAAGGCGTGCGGCGGGACGGACGGGCCGGTGCTGGTGGCCTCGGCCCGCGGGGAGGGCCGCTTTGCCGAGATAGCTCGAAGACCGTTCTTCAGTCTGGGAGCCGAGGAAATGGTCCTCGGGGAGCTGGGCGACGAAGTCTGGCACATAGGCGACGAGCTCCTGGACGGGCTCCCGCTGGAAGAGGAGATACGCCTGTGGGTCCTCGAACAGGCCCAGGGCAATCCCTTCTTCCTCGAGCAGCTAGTGCTGGACCTCATCGAGCGGGGGTTCATCGTGCGCCGCGGGGACAGATGGGTCGCCGGCGGCGGTTACATCCCGGAGCGGCTGCCCGTAAACGTCTTCGCCACCATCCTCGCCCGCGTGGACCGCCTGAGCCCGGCCTCCGCGGAAATTCTCCGCGTGGCCAGCGTCATCGGCCAGCGCTTCGACGAGAGGCTGATCGAGGCCCTCCTGCCCGGCCGACTCGAGGCGCTGGGCGAAGCCGTAACAGCGCCCGCAGGTAAATCGGCGGGGCTCGCCGTGCGCGACTCCAGGGAGGAGCTGGCCTACCTCTTCCGCCACTCCCTGGTTCGCGAGGTCACCTACCGGTCCCTGTTGGTGGAGCAACGGAAGAAGCTCCACCACGACGTGGCCCGGGCGATGGTGGACATGGAGAAGCCGCCGGGCGAGATAGCCGTGCACTTCGAGCGAGCCGGGTGTCTGCCCGAGGCCGCCGGGTATTTTCTGAAAAGCGCCGAGAGCAAGAAGAACTACGGCTCTTACGCGCAGGCGCAGAACGAAGCGAGACGAGCCCTCGAAATCGCGCGGGAGATCAACGACCCGGTATTGGCGAACCTGGCCCGTCTGGCGCTGGCCGACTTCCTCTCCCTGCTCGGACGGTCCGACGAATCGCTGCCCCTCCTCGAGGAAACCTTCGCCAGTTCGATGGAGCTCCACGAATCCTGCCTCGCGGTAAAGGTCTGCCGCCTCGCCGTTCAATCACTGTTGAGACTCGGCCAAATCCCGGAGATATCCGGCTGGGTGGAACGGGCCGAAGAGGCGGCGGGGGACGATCCGTTCCTCGAAATATCCATCGCGCCGATCCGCTCCTACCCCGACATGTTCGCCCAACGGTTTGACGAGGCGGCGAAAATCGTCGAACGGGCGGCCGCGCTCCTGCCGGACCCCCGCACCGACGAGGAGATCCGAGCCATGGCCTTCGTCCACGGAAACCTGGCCGTCCTATACGGGAATCTGCACCGCATGGAAGAAGCGGAGCACCAGTTCCGCCGGGCCATCGAGCTGGCGGAGAGAACCGACGACCGGTCCCTCACCCTCGACAACCAGTTGAACCTTTCCAGCGTCCTCGCCGCGGAGTCGAGGCTCGACGAGGCTTTGGCAATCCTGCACCGTTGCGCCGAGGAGTACGAGGCGATGGGCTACCATCCGGGGCTCAGCCTGGCGCTGTTCAACCTGGCACAGATCGAGGTCAGGTCGAACGACGGGGAAGGGGCGATACGGGATTTCGGGAAAAGCCTCCACTTCGCGCGGAGGACGAAGAACATCCCCCGAGTCGCACGGACGGCGTCGCTCCTCGGCTACCACCTCGTTCGCATCGGTCGGCCGGAGGAGGCCGGGGAGCTTCTGGACGAAACCCTGAGACTTTACGAGGAACACGACTTCGACAACCAGAAGGGGCTTGTGTACGCTATCCGGGCCTATTACGACGCGCGAACGGGCGACGCGGAATCGGCCCGACGATTTATGAGGCTGGCCGAGGAGAACCCCGTCCCGGACTCGCAGCCGCCCCAGGACGAGGTGATGAACCTGGCGCGGGCCGAACTGGGTGGAGCGGATGATGCCTGAACCCTACGTCCTGGTCCGGGGGCTCGCGAAGGATTATACGGGCGGCGTCACGGTCCACGCCCTGACCGACGTGAGTTTCGCCATATTCCCCGGCGAGGTGGTGGCGCTCACCGGCCCCTCCGGCTCGGGGAAGACGACCCTGTTGAACCTCCTCGGCGGACTGGACGTCCCCACGGCGGGGGAGGTGCTCGTCGGGGGAAGGTCCCTCGGCGACCTGGGGGACGGCGAACTCTCGCTCTACCGCAACCGCGAGGTGGGCTTCGTCTTCCAGACGTACAACCTGCTCCCCCACCTCACGGCGCTGGAGAACGTGG
Protein-coding regions in this window:
- a CDS encoding AAA family ATPase translates to MTETSSTGADRLWRADGGLLCLVDVTGFTPLTEELTKLGPEGNEHLTGLLNAFFGALTEEVAEGGGHTLQFGGDAYWAYFQNADAGERACRRMLRRVAGLGEQMFGNRRYRLEADLVAAREMEFELWRVGPDRCHLVLIGDAVAKVSRTERLVGPGEYAVLHGGGRGTSGGDVAGFLSDRPAPPPHRAGLRPTTAVFALLPRSTTPDDLDELVIKAHRVCERHEALLAKIVPFDERQAVLALLGTPRAHDDDPRRGVNLALELVRDLGLTGAAVAGGYVYVGPVGGASAWEYTAIGDPVNLAARLLEAAGPGQVLVSEDTCRLCSADVNLELAWRKRVRGKAGEVTAWLALGSFGGLKPTRLRYELVGRREELSRVDRLLAKGSGVLYIMGDAGIGKSRLLTETENRARAAGYRTVAGQVDQMHRDFGLLQSIFENLAGVLETDTPTSTTEKLDALFEDKLPEKSVLDRRRWRTVIGALVFHLESEHRVISGYAPEVVQNSLVESIADLMKKLAGDGLFLAVDDLHLADESSCAMLEAALKACGGTDGPVLVASARGEGRFAEIARRPFFSLGAEEMVLGELGDEVWHIGDELLDGLPLEEEIRLWVLEQAQGNPFFLEQLVLDLIERGFIVRRGDRWVAGGGYIPERLPVNVFATILARVDRLSPASAEILRVASVIGQRFDERLIEALLPGRLEALGEAVTAPAGKSAGLAVRDSREELAYLFRHSLVREVTYRSLLVEQRKKLHHDVARAMVDMEKPPGEIAVHFERAGCLPEAAGYFLKSAESKKNYGSYAQAQNEARRALEIAREINDPVLANLARLALADFLSLLGRSDESLPLLEETFASSMELHESCLAVKVCRLAVQSLLRLGQIPEISGWVERAEEAAGDDPFLEISIAPIRSYPDMFAQRFDEAAKIVERAAALLPDPRTDEEIRAMAFVHGNLAVLYGNLHRMEEAEHQFRRAIELAERTDDRSLTLDNQLNLSSVLAAESRLDEALAILHRCAEEYEAMGYHPGLSLALFNLAQIEVRSNDGEGAIRDFGKSLHFARRTKNIPRVARTASLLGYHLVRIGRPEEAGELLDETLRLYEEHDFDNQKGLVYAIRAYYDARTGDAESARRFMRLAEENPVPDSQPPQDEVMNLARAELGGADDA